A window of the Falco biarmicus isolate bFalBia1 chromosome 10, bFalBia1.pri, whole genome shotgun sequence genome harbors these coding sequences:
- the OPRL1 gene encoding nociceptin receptor isoform X1 has translation MSALTRDILGVYGVDNVSRSNPPSCRSCASTAFRLHNCRGGRNLLPSAPLHPCSPAVGAHPSGRSQAAGAGSAQPPSSLPPSLPPSLPLPHPSLFVKNVGSEVQPPALAASLLVRSSPPPRSTGRRRTGAPGRARSPALPVPPPPPPRPGVPGRGAGPLPEGRPPPQVLGTGWCFRMDPLFPAHILEDPDLRKLLNDSSMLNLSFLPSNWFNNGTGDSFLPLSIKITIVVVYSIVCIVGLVGNCSVMYVIVRFTKMKTATNIYIFNLALADTLCLMTLPFQGTDTFLGFWPFGNVLCKVAISIDYYNMFTSTFTLTMMSVDRYIAICHPIKALDIRTPHKAKVVNVCIWALASVFGIPAMVMGSAENENNEIDCLIKLPSPVDYWDPVFGICVFLFSFMIPVLIITICYSLMIRRLKNVRVLSGSKEKDRNLRRITRMVLVVVAVFIICWTPIQIFVLVQCLGAKAESELELAISCFCTALGYANSSLNPVLYAFLDENFKACFKKFCFPTAFRTELQMSNRMCSIAKDVAYACKNSEGTNNPA, from the exons TTTCTAGGTCAAATCCCCCATCCTGCCGCTCCTGCGCTAGCACGGCGTTCAGGTTGCACAAttgcaggggagggaggaatttgcttcccagtgccccgctccatccctgctccccagcagtgGGAGCCCACCCCAG TGGGAGAAGCcaggcagccggggctggctctgcccagccgccgtcctccctccctccctccctccctccttccctccctctcccccatccctccctttTCGTTAAAAACGTGGGCTCCGAGGTGCAGCCCCCCGCgctggcagcatccctgctcgTGCGgagcagccccccgccccgctccacCGGCCGCCGCCGGACCGGAGCCCCCGGCCGTGCCCGCAGCCCGGCTTTGCccgtccccccacccccacccccccggcccggggTGCCCGGCCGCGGGGCAGGACCCCTGCCAGAGGGGAGACCCCCGCCGCAG GTCCTTGGCACAGGCTGGTGCTTCAGGATGGACCCGCTCTTCCCTGCCCATATTTTGGAAGACCCTGACCTGAGAAAGCTGCTGAATGACTCCTCCATGCTGAACCTGAGCTTTCTCCCCAGTAACTGGTTCAACAACGGCACGGGGGACAGCTTCCTGCCGCTCAGCATCAAGATCACCATCGTGGTTGTCTACTCCATTGTGTGCATTGTGGGGCTGGTGGGCAACTGCTCCGTCATGTATGTGATCGTCAG ATTCACCAAGATGAAGACAGCAACCAACATTTACATCTTTAACCTTGCTCTGGCTGATACCTTGTGTCTGATGACCTTACCCTTCCAGGGTACAGACACGTTCCTGGGCTTCTGGCCCTTTGGCAATGTCCTCTGCAAGGTTGCCATCTCCATAGACTACTACAACATGTTCACAAGCACCTTCACCCTGACGATGATGAGTGTGGACCGCTACATTGCTATCTGCCACCCTATCAAAGCACTAGACATCCGCACTCCCCACAAGGCCAAGGTGGTGAATGTCTGCATCTGGGCGCTGGCTTCTGTTTTTGGCATCCCAGCGATGGTGATGGGATCTGCAGAGAATGAAAACAATG AAATTGATTGCCTAATTAAACTCCCTTCACCCGTGGATTACTGGGATCCAGTGTTTGGCATCTGtgtctttctcttctcctttatGATCCCCGTGTTGATCATCACCATTTGCTACAGTCTCATGATCAGACGACTCAAGAATGTCCGTGTCCTCTCGGGCTCCAAGGAGAAGGACCGAAACCTGAGGCGCATCACCCGAATGGtcctggtggtggtggcagtcTTCATCATTTGCTGGACTCCCATCCAGATTTTTGTGCTGGTCCAGTGCTTGGGTGCCAAGGCAGAAAGCGAGCTTGAGCTGGCCATCTCCTGCTTCTGCACTGCGCTGGGGTATGCCAACAGCAGCCTGAACCCTGTGCTCTATGCCTTCTTAGATGAGAACTTCAAGGCGTGCTTCAAGAAGTTCTGCTTCCCTACTGCCTTCAGGACCGAGCTCCAGATGTCCAACAGGATGTGCAGCATCGCCAAGGATGTGGCCTATGCTTGCAAGAACTCGGAGGGGACTAACAATCCGGCCTGA
- the OPRL1 gene encoding nociceptin receptor isoform X3, with protein MKTATNIYIFNLALADTLCLMTLPFQGTDTFLGFWPFGNVLCKVAISIDYYNMFTSTFTLTMMSVDRYIAICHPIKALDIRTPHKAKVVNVCIWALASVFGIPAMVMGSAENENNEIDCLIKLPSPVDYWDPVFGICVFLFSFMIPVLIITICYSLMIRRLKNVRVLSGSKEKDRNLRRITRMVLVVVAVFIICWTPIQIFVLVQCLGAKAESELELAISCFCTALGYANSSLNPVLYAFLDENFKACFKKFCFPTAFRTELQMSNRMCSIAKDVAYACKNSEGTNNPA; from the exons ATGAAGACAGCAACCAACATTTACATCTTTAACCTTGCTCTGGCTGATACCTTGTGTCTGATGACCTTACCCTTCCAGGGTACAGACACGTTCCTGGGCTTCTGGCCCTTTGGCAATGTCCTCTGCAAGGTTGCCATCTCCATAGACTACTACAACATGTTCACAAGCACCTTCACCCTGACGATGATGAGTGTGGACCGCTACATTGCTATCTGCCACCCTATCAAAGCACTAGACATCCGCACTCCCCACAAGGCCAAGGTGGTGAATGTCTGCATCTGGGCGCTGGCTTCTGTTTTTGGCATCCCAGCGATGGTGATGGGATCTGCAGAGAATGAAAACAATG AAATTGATTGCCTAATTAAACTCCCTTCACCCGTGGATTACTGGGATCCAGTGTTTGGCATCTGtgtctttctcttctcctttatGATCCCCGTGTTGATCATCACCATTTGCTACAGTCTCATGATCAGACGACTCAAGAATGTCCGTGTCCTCTCGGGCTCCAAGGAGAAGGACCGAAACCTGAGGCGCATCACCCGAATGGtcctggtggtggtggcagtcTTCATCATTTGCTGGACTCCCATCCAGATTTTTGTGCTGGTCCAGTGCTTGGGTGCCAAGGCAGAAAGCGAGCTTGAGCTGGCCATCTCCTGCTTCTGCACTGCGCTGGGGTATGCCAACAGCAGCCTGAACCCTGTGCTCTATGCCTTCTTAGATGAGAACTTCAAGGCGTGCTTCAAGAAGTTCTGCTTCCCTACTGCCTTCAGGACCGAGCTCCAGATGTCCAACAGGATGTGCAGCATCGCCAAGGATGTGGCCTATGCTTGCAAGAACTCGGAGGGGACTAACAATCCGGCCTGA
- the OPRL1 gene encoding nociceptin receptor isoform X2, with protein MAKLLCSEGFTKMKTATNIYIFNLALADTLCLMTLPFQGTDTFLGFWPFGNVLCKVAISIDYYNMFTSTFTLTMMSVDRYIAICHPIKALDIRTPHKAKVVNVCIWALASVFGIPAMVMGSAENENNEIDCLIKLPSPVDYWDPVFGICVFLFSFMIPVLIITICYSLMIRRLKNVRVLSGSKEKDRNLRRITRMVLVVVAVFIICWTPIQIFVLVQCLGAKAESELELAISCFCTALGYANSSLNPVLYAFLDENFKACFKKFCFPTAFRTELQMSNRMCSIAKDVAYACKNSEGTNNPA; from the exons ATGGCAAAACTCCTTTGCAGTGAAGG ATTCACCAAGATGAAGACAGCAACCAACATTTACATCTTTAACCTTGCTCTGGCTGATACCTTGTGTCTGATGACCTTACCCTTCCAGGGTACAGACACGTTCCTGGGCTTCTGGCCCTTTGGCAATGTCCTCTGCAAGGTTGCCATCTCCATAGACTACTACAACATGTTCACAAGCACCTTCACCCTGACGATGATGAGTGTGGACCGCTACATTGCTATCTGCCACCCTATCAAAGCACTAGACATCCGCACTCCCCACAAGGCCAAGGTGGTGAATGTCTGCATCTGGGCGCTGGCTTCTGTTTTTGGCATCCCAGCGATGGTGATGGGATCTGCAGAGAATGAAAACAATG AAATTGATTGCCTAATTAAACTCCCTTCACCCGTGGATTACTGGGATCCAGTGTTTGGCATCTGtgtctttctcttctcctttatGATCCCCGTGTTGATCATCACCATTTGCTACAGTCTCATGATCAGACGACTCAAGAATGTCCGTGTCCTCTCGGGCTCCAAGGAGAAGGACCGAAACCTGAGGCGCATCACCCGAATGGtcctggtggtggtggcagtcTTCATCATTTGCTGGACTCCCATCCAGATTTTTGTGCTGGTCCAGTGCTTGGGTGCCAAGGCAGAAAGCGAGCTTGAGCTGGCCATCTCCTGCTTCTGCACTGCGCTGGGGTATGCCAACAGCAGCCTGAACCCTGTGCTCTATGCCTTCTTAGATGAGAACTTCAAGGCGTGCTTCAAGAAGTTCTGCTTCCCTACTGCCTTCAGGACCGAGCTCCAGATGTCCAACAGGATGTGCAGCATCGCCAAGGATGTGGCCTATGCTTGCAAGAACTCGGAGGGGACTAACAATCCGGCCTGA